One window from the genome of Mauremys mutica isolate MM-2020 ecotype Southern chromosome 4, ASM2049712v1, whole genome shotgun sequence encodes:
- the LOC123370128 gene encoding pepsin A-like, translating into MKWLLLLSLVALSQCRVTKVPLKKGKSLRQNLKDHGLLEDFLKKHPRNPASKYFPSLANEAASEPLTNYMDVDYYGTISIGTPAQDFTVIFDTGSSNLWVPSVYCSSTACSNHNKFNPSDSSTYEATSQSLSIQYGTGSMTGILGYDTVRVGGIVDTNQIFGLSETEPGSTFYYAPFDGILGLAFPSIASSGATPVFDNMMNEGLVSQDLFSVYLSSNGQSGSFVMFGGIDSSYYSGSLNWIPLSSETYWEITMDSVTMNGETIACSGGCQAIIDTGTSLLAGPSTGISNINSYIGASDGTVRISCSAMSSLPNIVFTINGIEFPVPASAYIIDESGSCTSGFESIDVGGLWILGDVFIRQYYVVFDRANNQVALASVA; encoded by the exons ATGAAGTGGCTTTTGCTCTTGAGTTTGGTGGCGCTCTCTCAGTGCCGGGTGACCAA GGTCCCCCTGAAGAAGGGGAAATCCCTGAGGCAGAACCTTAAGGACCATGGCTTGCTGGAGGATTTCCTGAAGAAACACCCTCGTAACCCGGCCTCCAAGTATTTCCCCAGCCTGGCCAACGAGGCTGCCAGCGAGCCCCTAACAAACTACATGGAC GTTGATTATTATGGAACCATCTCAATTGGTACGCCCGCTCAGGATTTCACTGTCATTTTCGACACCGGTTCCTCCAACCTGTGGGTGCCCTCCGTGTACTGCTCCAGCACAGCCTGCT CAAACCACAACAAATTCAATCCATCAGACTCCTCCACCTACGAGGCCACCAGCCAGAGCCTCTCCATCCAGTATGGCACCGGCAGCATGACTGGAATCCTGGGCTATGACACCGTCCGG GTTGGAGGCATTGTGGACACCAACCAGATCTTTGGTCTGAGTGAAACTGAGCCCGGCTCCACCTTTTACTACGCCCCCTTTGACGGGATCCTGGGTCTGGCCTTCCCCAGTATCGCCTCTTCTGGAGCCACCCCCGTCTTTGACAACATGATGAATGAGGGTTTGGTGTCCCAGGACCTCTTCTCCGTCTACCTGAGCTC CAATGGCCAGAGTGGGAGCTTTGTGATGTTCGGTGGCATCGACTCATCTTACTACTCTGGGAGCCTGAACTGGATCCCTCTCTCCTCTGAGACTTACTGGGAAATCACCATGGACAG tgTCACCATGAACGGAGAGACCATCGCTTGCTCTGGTGGCTGCCAGGCTATCATTGACACTGGCACTTCTCTGCTGGCTGGGCCCTCTACTGGCATCTCCAACATCAACTCCTACATTGGTGCCAGCGATGGCACGGTAAGG ATCAGCTGCAGTGCCATGAGCAGCCTGCCCAACATCGTCTTCACCATCAACGGCATCGAGTTCCCTGTGCCTGCCAGTGCCTACATCATTGAT GAGTCAGGCTCTTGTACCTCCGGCTTTGAAAGCATCGACGTCGGAGGGCTCTGGATCCTCGGAGACGTCTTCATCCGCCAGTACTACGTTGTCTTCGACAGGGCCAACAACCAGGTGGCCCTGGCCTCTGTGGCATGA